CTAGTTTGTGCATTAGAGATTTCAAGTGTAATAGTGATTAaagcagggtcgaactggggggtgaagggcccacgcCCATAGCCCCCCTCGCAGGCCTCCCACCAGACGTTCTTtcccgagcacgtaaatttaatgcgtcggggcaggagcggtcgggcaaggggagcgccgcaagggtcgggtctgggccgccggggcccacggggatttttcccggtatcccagtccgaccctggattaaCGTATTCCATAGGAAACAGAATTCCCAATACTTCAACTACATTTTCACATTTCAGGAAGCAACTTAATCTGAAAGACTTTTAAAGTCCAAAATTATAagttttattccccccccccaaaaaaaaaaaatttaaaactgaACACCGCTAATGGAAGTAGGTTCAGAGAACAGGGCAGCTGCAGTGCTGGGTAGGAACAGGAGTGGAACATGGGAGCTACAGGGAATTTAAGGAAAGCTAGAGCTCACCAGTAAAATACAATTTAATCAGAGTCATTCATATCGTAATCCGTCTCTTCGTCCTCACTCTGTACCAGCATGCAGCATGCATGTGCAAAGAAAGGAAGCAGGGAAAAAATACCAgtaagtgaagaaaaaaaaaaaaaacctcatgcaAGCAAGAATAAATATGCGACTAAAGCAGAAATGTGAAAATACACAGAATATAGCGGCCTGCAATTGaaccagcttaaaaaaaaaaaataaattaagagCTACAAAAGAATAAAATCAACACCTGGGCAACTTGAGTATAAAGAAATGTATAGAAATGTATAAAGAGGCATAGCCTACCCTCAATGTGTAGTTTAAGAAGCACTAGCATATTTCCAGACAAGTGCCTACATGCAATGTAGAGTAGCACCTATATAGCCCTGTCCGCCCTTCTCATCTAAAACTATATGGTCAACAGAAAGCATATTAAGAATGACAAATTTTCAGAATACTGGTGGCTTCCAAGGTAGAAAGTGTCCGATGCAAGAGAACAAAGACCATTTAAGTGCATAAAAATAAACATGACTGATTACTGGCAGACATTAAGGTGGTGTAGATACCCTGTTTTAGGAGAATACAGGTTTAACCTGAAAGTTGAATTCatgtttctaaaaataatttcctttttctctgtgatgagtggtaccttgtacttaatgatagtttatccttattggtggcaaaacaatcctattgggtttatttaatgtgtaagtGATTTTTTGTAATTagatttatggagatccaaattatgaaatgatcccttatccaaaaaactgtCCCatacctggataacaggtcccatacctgtaatactaaagATTAGTGCCACTGGCAGGGCCTTTgataagctggctatacacagaGTCACATGTACATTACAGGCCATAATCCTATAAACTGGCTGTTGCCCAAACAGATTAGACAGACAGGATCTTTAGCAGCTAAACCGTATTTTGCATTTCAGAATAAGGGTGATCAGTTAAGGAAAACTGATTTAGGAACAAAATACTGACACATGCCCCACCATACACTTTAATGATAATCTCTGAGCTGTGAATGCACTGGTGACTATCTCTGAAAGCTCAATTATTGCCTGAACCTCACCTGTATAGCTAAAAATTGTGAAGGAATTGTGCAGTTGTACGCTGGTTAATGTAACACATGGCAGATTCTCGACTTACAGATAAACACAGGTTGAGAATACACCCTTACGCTTGAATCAGCGcttttctgtgtctgcacccagagccactgtgttGGCCTAGGTGCATGCATGCATACAGAATCAATTTCACTGTGAAATGCATACTAATGCATTTCAGAGTCAAAAtccaggccgagaatctgccacGTGTGGCATTAACCTAAGGACAAGTGCACACAGGGCTtattgtcagcctgcagataaatgcaggccaacaATACACCCTACACTTCCCCAAAAAATCATTGTTGTGCCTGCACTCTGAAGCATTTAATCAGATATCCACCAACAAATACAAGCGTTTGTGAATAtcagctgcatgtgcctgcacctgggcagattcaatgcttctggggTTCAGGCACAACTTGAAGGACACATGCCAAATAATTATCCATGCAACTTCAGGCATCAGGGCAGCAGGTACACTTATTAAACACTCCCAGAGTTAAGTGGATTTTTGTTGGGTGTGGAGGCTCCTTACAATCCTGAAGAATGTACAGGTCAGACAGGGAGGCCTGTACAAACAAATTATCTGGAGACTTCCACTCCAAAGCTTAAAACCTTAATGTTCATTCTTTCTGGGCTAGGACTTATCTGTTAGTAAAGCATATTTTAATGCTGTACAAGCAAAGGCTACTAAACCCTTCACACTGTATTCATTCCAGGAAATATAAGTGCGTGCCTACACTGGAGGTTAACAATCCACTTAAAATAGTGTAAATACCAGTGagtttcaaaatatttttctggttctggtattattcttattaaaattatttatatccataacttacttttttttaaaaaaaacattaaaactagTATCTGCATTTGCAACAACTAGTAACAATCGGTAATAGGGAAACTAAAAGGCAAAGTCACACGTAGCATAGATCTGCTTTTCTCAGACCTTGCTGTAACAATTAACACTTGAATGGAGCACATCTGCAAAGCAAAAATGTAACAAGGCAAAAGGAAGGGGCATGTTTCAGATTTCCTGTGTGCAGGACAGTATTTACatattctaaaaatcatttaaaaaaaaaaaaaaaaatatccacatGTCAGAAAACATACCTTTGCTTTTTCGCTTGGCTCGCTAGTTGTGCCATATTGGGTGTTTTGTAACTCTTTCGACACAACACACAAAAACTCTGCCTGATCTTCGTTTCCATAGTTGTAGGAGGAGCCAATACTGACCAACTTAAAAAGGAGGGAGAAAATATTAGGATAATGGACAGGAGGATGTACCCCAACAGATTATATACTGTATCAGAAGGGACATATTAAAAGAATCTTGGCAAACTGGCATACATCAGTAAACACAGCTCCCTTATACTTTTAAACCAGAGCAACCATTTTGTGACACGTGTTCCCTGACTAATCACTTGACAGGAAAaaatgtaacctagcatgtattcATGCCCTTATGTAATAtgtattatgtaataaaaagacactaaggggcgtatttattatgctgtgtaaaactaattcaccgaaaaaaacggagtaaaaagctgtgtaaaataaatggaaaagatcgccatctgaacgccggatattaagcagttattttccataagtttcggtggaagaaaaaaacgcataaaacaattacgccgattttacacggtgatgtgtggcgaataataaatatgcccctaagtttacccaggagcaataacccctagcaaccaatcagcaggcagcattaactggtcacctgttgaaaagcaaacatcttattggttgctatgggttactgctcctgggcaaacttagtgcccagTTTACAAAAACTTAAATTTAAATCCTTCTGCTTGcttttcaacattctgaaaactAGACAGAAATCCACCGAACCAAATAGCTTTCATTTTATGTGAAAGTGGCTTATAATAATGGCAATTTATGACATATACTTAGAGACTTTACAGTGGTTGTGTGTGTGCAGGCCAGTACATGCCAACACCCGGAAGAAAAATGACTCTGTGCACGTCTGCAGGACAAAGATATGCGCTATAGCTGTCAGCAGAATGACTTGCCAAACCATCAGTAATTCTAGTAACTGTGTGAGGCCAGACTACCAATGTGGGGTCTACTTGTAGTGCAGTTATTGCATCAAGGTCACTAAACTACACACTACATTATAAATTTAACTTCACTGCAAGGAAAGACATTGTTGTacttaagtaaataaaaaaagccATATAAAGAATTGTGACCTTATGGAACTGTAAGCACACACTGGTAGAACATGTGTGCTCAATGTAGCTTCTGATCGAACAGCTCCATATTCATTGTATgagatttttttacaaaatgttctCAACATTGTAATGCCACCACATCAGTTTCATTTCTAAGTACTTTGAGCATCCATGGCTGAAGGTGCTATATCAAGACAGGACACCAACGTTCTGACTGCAGTGTAATATTAAAGCACTGCTGAACGTAAAGCTTTTGAAAAAGGGTTAACTTGCCCTCTTGCATATAACAATACTCCTCCTTTATAGAGAGATGCGGAGAAGACAGAGCTGCTGTGTTTATAGCAGAACTTAATGAAATATGCTGCCAATGTAGGTTTCAATGAGACTTGCCGGCTGGACAGCACACACAATACAGCACTAAGCATTGTCCGGCCAGCAATGCGCTCTGAAAGCAACTTTGGCAGATTGCTCCATTAACTTCTGCTATAAACAAACAGCATCCTTGTCCTCTCAGCATCTCCTTTCTGCACAACAGCATAACTCTTTCCTTCAAAACCCTGTCAGCCTCAGCACCACTAGAATTGGTTGGTTGACAACCACCACCatgttgttttgctgaaaaattctcaacTGCAAAggtttgcaaaacacattgaagtcaatggacctTATAAAGAATATAAACTGTGGGGCTTGCTTATCAACACTGGGTAGCAACCCATACTAACCAATTATTTTTGCTTCCATTCCCCTACCCGAGTTGGTatgtatgggttactgcccagtgctAGCAAATAAGCCTCAATGTGTAGTTTGTGCAGGACACAATTATGTATTGTTGGACACTCCTCTAACCCCCTTTTTGAAATGACCATAAAATCTTACGGATGATCCCACCTGTGGAACCCAACATATTCAAACAACCTACAATGCCTGAGAGAGGTGTTTACATGGTTGCAATACATTTCTGTGCAGTTAATGGTCACAAAAGAATCTTTAGCCTTTTAAACAACTGCACTTTGGGCGAGAATAGCAGGTCCATTTAGAGGCATCACCTCAATGTGCTAATTAGGCTAGCAGTGGTACAGTACTCAAATGGAACTGTAATGAAGGCTCTGCAGCACCAATCAATACATAAATGCCTCAGAGACAAGTGCTTGTTCTTGTTGAAATTTAATGCCTGCGCCTCAGCactaaaatgaaagtaaaacaaATCATAGGCTGAGCAATGTTACCCTGTAAGTTAAGATAAGCAGACATGACTTGtatttaaataatacattacTAGGTCTAATGGCAAATGTACAAAGTTTCCCAGAATTGTTGTATAAGCTGCAACATAAGTGCTTGATTCCAAagataatgtttttaaaatgaacatttcAGAGGGTGacttaaaagctttttttttttttaaatccacatCATGTTGGGTGTCAAAATACCACCAGGATTAAAAGACATTAGTAAGCATGTTAGCAGCTGAACTTGCACAGAAGAGAGGTCTGATTGAACATAGTAGTACCTAGGAATCCTGCAATGCTATTGCTGAGTGCAAAAATGTAGACCCAATTTCTTCAAGACTCATCATTTTGAGGTCTGTCACAGAtgtcattaaggggcagatttatcaattcaAAATTTGTGAATCCAACAGAATATTCCCGTGTGCATTTTGTTAAACAGGAGAAAcatattgttccatttattttcaatgagactaaaaatcttgaatgttagagacaattctcattgacttttATTATACCTTGGCAACTTTTACGCGTTACTAGAGTTTTTATTTAATACATACTATTTGTGGTTCTCAAGAATATTCAAGTATATTCAAGTTTACATTTTTCTCAAGTTgtgaaaaaaaccctcaaattttgataaatcagcctcttaaTATTTGGCCAGCAGActgacaaatataaatattttgctgCTCTCAGAGGGGTACATAACAGGATTCCTATTGTCCATAAATTAGAGAGATGCAGCCCTGTCTATTGGGAGTGTCAAAGGCTCAAATGAGCTCACTTCAAAAAGGCAAGATATTAAACCGTGATTACCTGTTCAAACTTCCATCCATCAGACATTGTTGAAACCATTTGCGTCAGTTCCTCCTCTTGACACTGAAGAACTCTATAGACGTGTTTTACCGGCACCTGCAAGGCACAATGGAAATTTGGAGTGATGCAGAGAAGAGCAGTGAACTGTGTCTTGGAAAACATGAAGGGCTGCTATATAATCAAATGCaacacaaggtaaaaaaaaacccattcccTCATAACCACATTTAACAAAAAGAGGaattattttagaaaataaaacatttgggaTTTCCAATGATTATTCCCTTtctagccttaagctggccatacaagtacAGATAAAATcgtatgaaacctagttttgtgcaattttcggacagtgtgtgggctcagaattatcgtcccgataattttcaCACCATGGCGTTCGGTTATttagtcgattggccaggttaaaaaaattcAGTCGACTgctgataaaatctgcgcatatattgtgtatctgacaatatacTTTGGAGACCTAcagtggaagtcacttttgtacaattggtgtctgccaactatttcatgttcagaacatccttcaatttgtattttaaaggctttatcccacaatttcagtctgaatgttagttttagagcACTGCATTAAAACGTACCACCATATCCGAATATTCGTTGGAAGAAAACTAAAGTCTGAACGTGTACGGCCAGCTTTAATCTTCTATCAACAAGATAAATCTATTAGCTTTTAGCCTGCATTCACAGTCTCTGCTGCTCAGACTCCTCCTTTCCCAGAATGGCACCATGTCTGCAGCCACACTAATTAGCTTATACAGTTTTCTATATAGGAATTCCCTGAGCTTATTTCGTGATTAATGCTTATCAGCTGCTGCACTCTCACATTTTGTTTCTTTGCTGCTGAAATGTATCTCTGATGATCCCACCGAAGGGTAAACACCCTCAACAGCAGGCAGATCTGCAAGTCAGGACAGGCAAGAGATATTGTTAGTATTAACTGCCACGGATAAAATGGAGATTCATTATCCAATGACGTCAATGTGCAGCTCAATGATTGTTTTGTCTGCTCTTCCCCAAGATAATTTATAAACGGAGGGCACTTTGTTAATGTTGTCCAGTATCTGCTGCTGAGGATTTCCATCTATggaacattttgtgcattttctaTCCCCGTTTACTGAAATGCCAGCAGTTGCAGGACTACAGTGAAGTCAAGAAGTGACATCGGCTGCATCTCCAGGACACGCTTGAATAAGAACAGTGGAACAAAAGCAGAAGGGATGGCGAAGGAGTGGATATGTCTGAAAAACTGCTATAGTCTGTGCAGAAATACTtcaggttaaaaaaacaaaaaaaaaaacaaacgcaTATCTACATGTCACTCAAAGGTCCAGCGAGCTGAAAGCACCCAACCTTGACACCTAACAAGcaagatataaatacataccaACCTGAAAAGCAGATTCTGATTTACCCACTTGTCTTAACCCTGGGGCTCAGGCTTATCTACTATCTTTTGCCTTGCACTATATAAGGCaattacagtgaaacctcagtttTCACATACTGTGATTTTAAGTTTTCAGTTATTTTATACAAATTTTACACCCTTTTTTCTGGCCCCATGTAAAAATGGGGGGGTTCTCATGTACAGTTAAGCACAAAGGAAAGAtggacatacacaggcagatttaagctgcagattcaGCCCCTttaagaccaatttggcagcttatctgcttaaGTATTGGGCCCTCCGAAGGCcacctgactgatatctagctAAAAATTGCCCAAATGTTGATGGGGCAGCTTTGATATTTCCACTGGATCAAGAACTGCATCAGCTTGATAACGCAGTCCTCGGCTCGACAGCCTGTATCCAATTTTGGCCCTAAATAGCCTGATATTGACCACCTTGGGTGTGCATATAgggatttgctcatttggtgaccttctTGCCAAACAAGCAGTGCTGTCCACCATTGTtatgggtatagtcttaaaagctttgtgataaaataggtgtggtttaaagtgggtatagtttataaaaaaaaaagcggTTTCCATTTTCAGCCTCCACCATGTAGGGCAGAAAAGGTTGGGCCCTCTGTACCTCAGAAGTTGGACAAAACGGTTATAAAGTACGACCAGCTATAGGGACATAGCTTGATTGTCCCGAGTACTGTTTTTCTGTGTATCTTAATATAAAAAGGGAGTAGGAGCAGCTGTACTACTCTCCTTGGAATAAGCTTTCTCTACGGGCGCCACTACACACCTTGGGATGGAGGCCCAAAGCAAATATCTTTGGCAAATTGGTAAAGTATGTAAAAGCAGACTTAATAAACACGAAGgaccataaaaaaacatttgcagagaTGGAACGTTGCTTTGAAAGCACAGAAACAAAGTTTTGCTTAATGACAACTCTCCCATGCAGATAATGAGTTTTGCAGCTGTGCAATGGTTGGATACACTGAAATAGCAACCATCAAAATGGTGATGCTaataacaaggggggggggggggggggaagacatCATTTCTAGGCATTACTCATTCTCTAAAGTATAAAGCATCAATAAACTTTTGTGAACTGACAAGTGGGCTGAATGGTAGAGAAGTAAAGGATGTGATACATCCCCAGTTGACCTCATACTTAAGCACACAAGATACTGTACTGACTAAAAATAGATGCCAGTGCAGTGTTCTTATCTGGCACTGATCCGAAAGCCTAAGGTGACAATAAGCCAAGGGTAAAGGCTTATAATCTGAAAGTGTATACTGGAACCCACGTGAGATATGAGCAACAGTCTCAGAGAGGGGAAGAAAACAAACATTCCTATTCGTCAACACTTAGGTCTTGTTACACCGACCGTGCACAAAGAATAAAGGGCACAAGAGACATTTTAAAGCAAATCTATGTTTAGAAACATTTACAGGAAATGTGTCGCCAAAATATCAGTGAGCCTTACCTGTGACGTTTTGCTGTCTCTTTCCCGTATTCTGTCCTTAACTAGTTTAATTAACGATGTAATGTTATAGAATTCTGCTTCTTCCAGAACACCTATATGAAAGCAGATTTAGCAGGAATAGTGAAGATTTCAGAAAAATAAACTTCTGCAAAAAGGTAAAAATCTTTATTTGAATGTACCTAGGAAATTGAAGATTCAGTAGTAGGAACCTGCTTGGCCCAATGTTTTTAAAAAGCCACCCCATAGCTACTGGACACCCaaaataaaggggttgttcacctttaagttaacttctagtatgttatagaatgtctcatccctagcaactttgcaattggtcttaattttttaaaatttctgcATTATTTGCATTCCTTATTTAcatcattccagctttcaaatggggatccaTTTGACCAATGACCCCCGCAGCCAAATCTctgagcttacagttttattataattGCCAATTATTAATCCTTATCCGTCTATTCAGTCCCTGTCGTTTATATTTTAGTCTCTCATACaatctgctgcctggttgctaaggtaaataagaccttgGCAACAAGacagctgctgaaaatccaaccaggagaactgctgaacaaaaagctaaacatctgaaacagtcaaaaataaaaaattagaaatggtctcagaatatcagtttCTATGTCATACTTGGTTAATTTAAAAGGTAAACAATCCCTTTCATGGAGAAATAAAAATCAGCTGTTTGTGGACCAATGTTCAATAGATCCAGGCATTTGATTGAACGCCAGTAAGACAAGCAATGAAAACTTCATTCTGGAGACAAATAGAATAGAAAGTCCCAGACACACAAAGGGTGGTTGCTAGTATGATTATAGGGTAAATGCAAGTCTCACACCCTCAAATCGTACCGGGTAAACAGGAAATTCAAGTTCAGACATGGTCAGAatagaaagttaaaaaaagaaaggcTTTCAGAGCACTAAATAAAGTTAAAACATTTAGCAGCAATATTAATCATCACTGGATTAAGGACTTTATTTGGGACAGGCAATTGGAAATAGATTGGTAAATGAAGTCCAACATAGCCTTGGGCACACAGGGCTTTAGTGTGATGATGCAGAGAACAGTCAAACAATATAAATCTCCCTCCTGCCTTCACTCCCCATACTACTGAATGGCAAGCCAGACTTCAGTGCTTCAGTCATGGCTCCCAGTGCATCCAATAAAAATAGTTGTATTCATTTCTATCCATGGCAAGCAGAACGCCCCTAGCTCTTAAagcctttaaattaactacaCTACATGTTTTCAGCCAaaccagccttcctcaggtgcatatgTAGGTGATTCCTTATCTAAGAAAATTCTCTTAGCACAGTTACTTCTAACtagggttgcaccaaatccaCGCTACTGGACGAATCCttaaaatttttgaaaatttcAGAAAATAGCAGTAGGGCTGCACCGAATCCACTAACACTTTATAAATAGCAGGGTTTGAATCCTAAGCAATGCTCAAGATCATAAATCGTAGAAAATGTTTTATGAAGACAAAATTCCTGTTTACCTACCTACTAAATCCTTTTTCTTGCTCCAATCTAAGCCTGTTATAATATGCTTGTCTGGGCTGCACATTGTAACTAGCATTCTGTTGATACAAGCCAGACGCCTGGATATGTATTTTCCCCCTACTAAGTGCCATTCCCCAAATGGTGAAACATCAGCACAGCTTTATCCAGAGCCAAATCTGCATACCCGGATAACTGAAAAGGGCACACTTACCTTCTTCTGCTAGGTCTCTGTTTATCACAAGTTTCCCATGTCTCAAATAGTTTAATACTGGACCAAAATATGTAGGGTCTCTGTCTATCAGATATGCTCCCGTTTCAtcctaaatgttaaaaaaaaaaaaaaaaaaaaaaacatggagtgAAAATTGAGAAGGCAAACATTACAATATACACCCTGGGTTCAAAGGTTCTCTTTTGTAGGAAACAAATGAGTACGTACAGGGTGCCATCATAGTCCACCAAATATGTTGACTAAAATCAATTAAGTTTTTGCCATCCTTTTGCattatttttcatgatttttgcaTTATCAAAGCTCCTGTTCTACCTATTTCCAGCCTGAAGTTAAAAAtcctatctggttgttaggggcCATTCAATTTCATTGTAATTCTTAATTTGTATCTTATTTTTCCAGTCCTTTCATACGGATCTTCCATTGTGCCTTCCAAGCTGCTGCTTGGCTGCCAGGGTAATTGGGCCATAGCAACTAGACAGTTGAAATTCCAAGGCTGCATAAATGATGAACACGTATGGCAGACATGACCATTAATGTTACCCAACAAATCCAAGACATCCTATTTTataacactgattttttttttttttaaagggccaaTACATATCAAAGT
The genomic region above belongs to Xenopus tropicalis strain Nigerian chromosome 9, UCB_Xtro_10.0, whole genome shotgun sequence and contains:
- the kctd5 gene encoding BTB/POZ domain-containing protein KCTD5, whose translation is MAGNSCEVNGSGIPVCRRCAAPGVSKWVRLNVGGTCFLTTRQTLCRDPKSFLYRLCQADPDLDSDKDETGAYLIDRDPTYFGPVLNYLRHGKLVINRDLAEEGVLEEAEFYNITSLIKLVKDRIRERDSKTSQVPVKHVYRVLQCQEEELTQMVSTMSDGWKFEQLVSIGSSYNYGNEDQAEFLCVVSKELQNTQYGTTSEPSEKAKILQERGSRM